A part of Lacerta agilis isolate rLacAgi1 chromosome 7, rLacAgi1.pri, whole genome shotgun sequence genomic DNA contains:
- the FUT11 gene encoding alpha-(1,3)-fucosyltransferase 11 codes for MAFLRRARRPLIMAAALSFLALFASARAEGGCAGRASGLWHQRPAGWEPEASEACPAELSPHEAAAGLVVASVSSSSSFRGPGNSDPRPNRELPILLWWSGGLFPHFPGSTARLECGGGSCLATKERRARLRRRTRALLFYGTDFRAYEAPLPRPAHQAWALFHEESPMNNYLLSHGAGARLFNYTATFRRESGYPLSLQWLPDLAYLRRPPALGLAEKERARRREGLAAVLYIQSHCDVPSDRDRYVRELAKHLQVDSYGACLNNRELPSARLKDTSTATTEDSEFMALISKYKFHLAMENAICRDYMTEKLWRPMHVGAVPIYRGSPSVRDWMPDNHSIILIDDFGSPKELAEYIDFLDRNPEKYLEYLKYKSPGGIMNRFLVESMERREWGVNDMTLPNYLNGFECYVCDKVNARMKAEEEHKKSRGKLPAPEPEIAQFSHMGCPPPAPGYGNIEDIPDGDSWKEMWLQDYWQSLDQAEALTAMIHHNESHQGRFWDYMHQVFMKRTRQN; via the exons ATGGCTTTCCTGAGGCGCGCGAGGCGGCCCCTCATCATGGCGGCGGCCCTTTCCTTCCTGGCGCTCTTCGCCTCAGCGCGGGCCGAAGGAGGCTGCGCCGGCCGCGCCTCGGGGCTGTGGCACCAGCGGCCTGCCGGCTGGGAGCCCGAAGCGTCGGAGGCCTGCCCGGCGGAGCTCTCCCCTCACGAGGCGGCGGCGGGCTTGGTGGTGGCGTCggtgtcgtcgtcgtcgtccttcCGCGGCCCGGGCAACTCGGACCCGCGTCCCAACCGGGAGCTGCCCATCCTGCTGTGGTGGAGCGGCGGCCTGTTCCCGCACTTCCCGGGCTCCACGGCGCGGCTCGAGTGCGGCGGCGGCTCGTGCCTGGCCACCAAGGAGCGGCGGGCGAGGCTCCGGCGCCGGACGCGGGCGCTGCTCTTCTACGGGACGGACTTCCGCGCCTACGAGGCGCCGCTGCCTCGCCCGGCGCACCAGGCCTGGGCGCTCTTCCACGAGGAGTCGCCCATGAACAACTACCTGCTCTCGCACGGCGCCGGCGCCCGCCTCTTCAACTACACGGCCACCTTCCGCCGCGAGTCCGGCTACCCGCTCAGCCTGCAGTGGCTGCCCGACCTCGCCTACCTGCGCAGACCGCCGGCGCTCGGCCTGGCCGAGAAGGAGCGCGCCCGGCGGAGGGAAGGCCTGGCCGCCGTCCTCTACATCCAGTCCCACTGCGACGTCCCCTCCGACCGGGACAGGTACGTCAGGGAGCTCGCCAAGCACCTCCAG GTGGACTCTTACGGTGCATGCCTGAACAACCGAGAGCTTCCCAGCGCGAGGCTGAAGGACACTTCCACAGCCACCACAGAGGACTCTGAATTCATGGCTCTTATATCCAAGTACAAGTTCCACCTGGCGATGGAGAATGCCATCTGCCGCGACTACATGACGGAGAAGCTTTGGCGGCCAATGCACGTCGGAGCCGTTCCTATATATCGAGGCTCCCCATCGGTACGTGACTGGATGCCGGACAACCATTCCATCATCCTCATTGATGACTTTGGGAGCCCCAAAGAGCTGGCGGAATACATTGATTTTCTGGACAGGAATCCAGAGAAATATTTGGAATACCTGAAGTACAAGAGTCCCGGCGGCATTATGAACAGGTTCTTGGTGGAGAGTATGGAGAGGCGGGAATGGGGAGTGAATGATATGACCCTGCCTAATTATTTGAACGGGTTCGAGTGCTACGTCTGCGACAAGGTAAATGCCAGaatgaaggcagaggaggagcatAAGAAGTCTCGTGGCAAACTGCCAGCCCCCGAGCCTGAAATCGCCCAGTTCTCACACATGGGCTGCCCGCCACCAGCACCCGGGTATGGAAATATTGAAGACATTCCTGATGGAGACAG CTGGAAGGAGATGTGGCTGCAGGATTACTGGCAGAGCCTCGATCAGGCTGAAGCCCTCACAGCCATGATTCACCACAACGAGTCGCATCAGGGGAGATTCTGGGACTACATGCACCAAGTCTTCATGAAGAGAACCCGGCAAAACTAA
- the TRAF6 gene encoding TNF receptor-associated factor 6: MSLLHSDSSFEASGQDSGCCAAMASLCIAGAKEKSINTSVSNGTGGTLSNSFMEEIQGYDVEFDPPLESKYECPICLMALREAVQTPCGHRFCKACIVKSIRDAGHKCPIDNEILLETQLFPDNFAKREILSLTVKCPNKGCHQKMELRHLEDHELHCGFAPEKCPQCHGIFQKNQIQDHIKQECPRRQTSCPNCAMWMPYEEKEVHDQMCLLANVSCEYCNTVLIREQLPNHYDNDCPTAPVPCTYSPFGCPEKMQRNELARHMQEFTPVHMRMMAQTLLNITNFHGAIPYDPSPSCECTPEVQNFKETIQQLEGRLVRQDHQIRELIAKMETQNSQMVDLKHTIQNLEEKIAEMESQQCNGIFLWKIENFSVYLRAQEERPVVIHSPGFYTGKPGYKLCLRLHIQSPNAQRCANYISLFVHTMQGHYDSHLPWPFQGTIRLSILDQSEGSSRHNHEEVMDTKPELLAFQRPTVERNPKGFGYVTFMQLQALKQKTYIKEDTILVRCEVITRLDFNSLRREGFQPRSTDGTA; encoded by the exons ATGAGTCTGCTACACAGTGACAGCAGCTTTGAAGCCAGTGGTCAGGATAGCGGCTGCTGTGCAGCTATGGCCAGCCTTTGCATTGCTGGAGCCAAAGAGAAGAGCATCAACACCAGTGTCAGCAACGGCACCGGGGGGACACTTTCAAACTCTTTCATGGAAGAAATCCAGGGCTATGATGTGGAGTTTGACCCTCCGCTGGAAAGTAAATATGAATGCCCAATCTGTCTGATGGCTCTCCGGGAGGCAGTGCAGACACCATGCGGACACCGTTTCTGCAAAGCTTGCATTGTCAAATCCATAAG AGATGCTGGTCATAAATGTCCAATCGACAATGAAATTTTACTCGAAACTCAACTCTTTCCTGACAACTTTGCAAAACGGGAAATCCTATCGCTGACGGTGAAGTGTCCCAACAAGGGCTGTCATCAGAAGATGGAACTCAGGCATTTAGAG GACCATGAGCTGCATTGCGGCTTTGCTCCAGAGAAATGTCCCCAGTGCCatggcattttccaaaaaaatcaGATACAGGATCATATAAAGCAAGAATGCCCTCGACGACAAACCTCCTGTCCAAACTGTGCCATGTGGATGCCTTATGAAGAAAAAGAG GTTCATGACCAGATGTGCCTTTTAGCAAATGTCAGCTGTGAATACTGCAATACAGTGCTAATCAGAGAACAG CTTCCTAATCACTACGATAACGATTGCCCAACTGCTCCAGTACCGTGTACATACAGCCCCTTTGGATGTCCAGAAAAA ATGCAGAGAAATGAGTTGGCACGGCATATGCAGGAGTTCACCCCAGTCCATATGAGAATGATGGCTCAGACTCTCCTGAATATCACTAATTTCCATGGCGCTATCCCATATGACCCGTCACCTTCCTGTGAATGTACCCCAGAGGTCCAAAACTTCAAGGAGACGATTCAGCAACTGGAAGGTCGCTTGGTAAGGCAAGATCACCAGATCCGAGAACTCATAGCAAAGATGGAGACACAAAACAGCCAGATGGTAGATCTCAAACACACTATCCAAAATCTGGAGGAAAAAATTGCAGAAATGGAATCACAGCAGTGTAATGGTATTTTTCTGTGGAAGATTGAGAATTTCAGTGTTTACTTGAGAGCCCAAGAAGAAAGGCCTGTTGTAATCCACAGCCCAGGCTTCTACACAGGGAAACCCGGCTACAAACTTTGCTTGCGGCTGCATATCCAGTCGCCAAATGCACAGCGCTGTGCCAACTATATTTCCCTTTTTGTTCATACGATGCAAGGGCACTATGACAGCCACCTGCCCTGGCCCTTCCAAGGCACCATACGGCTTTCTATCCTGGATCAGTCAGAAGGATCGTCAAGGCACAACCATGAGGAAGTGATGGATACCAAGCCCGAGCTGCTCGCTTTCCAGCGTCCCACGGTCGAGCGCAACCCAAAAGGCTTTGGATATGTGACGTTTATGCAGTTGCAGGcgctaaaacaaaaaacatatatAAAGGAGGATACTATCCTAGTGCGCTGTGAGGTCATAACACGCTTAGACTTTAACAGTCTCCGAAGGGAGGGTTTTCAGCCTCGTAGTACTGATGGGACGGCATAA